The DNA region TGCCCTTGGATTCGCCGCGCATGTTGCGAGTGGAGTTGATGCGGCCGTCGTCCGCTATGAAGATGTCGAGGCGTGCGCGGCTGGTGGTCTGGATTGAGACTGGGGGGAGATTGCCTTGGGGGTCCGCAGATCGCCGGTCGAGGGTGCCGGTGAGTTTGCCGTCGAGATAGATCTGCGCGTAGTCGTGGACCTGGTCGATGACCAAATCGCCGTGCGTGTGGGCCGGGAGTTCTGTGCGGTAAAGGATGTAGCCGTAGGACTGGTCAAACCGCTCCATCGGCTGAGGGAGTTCGCTGGGAATGGGCTTCGGCAGATTAGTCCAGAGAGGCGTGGATTGGGTGAGGGTGATTTGGGGGATGGTGATGACAGGTGGAGCGGAAGGGATGGGTGGGAGGCAGGACTCGTTGCCGCATGGGGAATACTGGGCGAGGACTTTGCGGTAGGCGAAGAACTTGGGCGTGGTGTGACCGGATTCGTCGAGCGGGGCGTCGTAGTCGTAGCTGGTGACGTCCGGGAGGAAGTGGCCCTTGATGAGGCTCGAGCCGGACATGAAACCGAAGCTGGTGCCTCCGTGGAACATGTAGATGTTGATCCCGACTCCGCGCTTGAGGATGTAGTCGAGGTCTTCGATCTGAGGACCGATGGGGCGGGTTTCGTGCGGGTGGCCCCAGCTATCGAACCAGCCGGGCCAGTACTCGGAGACGAAGAGGGGAGCGCCGGGGCGAACCCTTTCGAGAGCGTCCATGCCGCCCTTGTGGTTGCCGATGCCGAAGTTGGTGGCGGCGAAGAGATCAGGGATGGAGCCTTTGGGGATGTTGCGCCAGTTGTCGGCGGTGTAGAGCAGGGAGTCGGTGAATCCGGCGTGGAGGAAGATCTGGTGGAGATGTTCCATGTAGGCGTGGTCGGAGCCGAAGTTGCCGTACTCGTTTTCGACCTGGGTCATGAGGATGGGGCCGCCTCGGCCTATTTGTAACGGCGCGAGTTCTTTGGCGAGGCGATCGATCCAGCGCTCGGCGGGGACCATGAAGGCGGGGTCGTTGGAGCGGAGAGCAGCGGCGGAGGTCGGGTCTTTGAGGAGCCAGGCAGGGAGGCCGCCGAGATCCCACTCGGCGCAGGAGTAGGGGCCGGTGCGGAGGATGACGTAGAGGCCTTCTTCCTGCGCGGCCTGGATGAACGCGGCAACGTCGTTGTTGCCGGTGAAGTCGAAGTGGCCGGGGGTGGGCTCATGCATGTTCCAGAAGACGTAGGTGGCGATGGTGTTGAGGCCCATCGCTTTTGCCATCTTGAGGCGGGCGTGCCAATAGGCTCGAGGGATGCGCTCGTAGTGCAACTCGCCGGAGAGGACTTTGAAGGGGTGGCCGTCGAGCGCGACGTGGTCTCCCTGGACGGCGAAGGTGTGCTTTATTTGTGCGTGGAGAGGAAGAGAGCAGAGGAGTAGGACGAGCGCGGGAAGGAGGGTTCGTTTCATGAGGAATGAATTTCAGCTGACGAAGCCAAGGTAGTTCATTTGAAAGAATGTTTCAAGGGAGGATTATGAGCGGTGAGTGATTTTCGCTAAATGGAGGTTTTTCTCCTGTTTAGCTGTAAAACTTTGCAGCTATAGCAAGATCTCATGCCGATTTTTGAGGTTTTTGCAGGATTTTGTTTGGAGGTCGAGGTGCAGTATTTTCTACCGGCATCACTTGGCCATTTTGATGCGAGTGATGTGAGGAGACCATAATAATGCGATTCGGGATCACGATTACTGCTTTAGCCCTTTCTTTGCTGCCGATGTCTGCTCATGCGAGCAGCTTTGTCTATAACCTCGACGTTGCGCTGTCGGGTGGAACGGTAACAGGAACGATCACAACGGATGCTAATTCGGGCGTGATTGCGACCACAGATATCGTGGATTACAGCTTGATGTTGAATGATGGCACCCATACGCTGAACCTACTGGGACCATTAAGTGGAAATAATTCGCAGGTATTGATTGGCGGGTCGGCGGTGACGGCGACTGCGGCGGCGCTCTCTTACGATTTTGCGGCGGATGCCTCCTATTTTGTCATTCAGTCACCCCACATAAGAGCAGGGACGAACTTTTTCTGCCTCAACGATCCGGTTGCCAGTTGCAGCATCGGCGGAAATTCCAATGTGGCTGCGGAGATTGGTGCGGATCCGATCTTTCAGGGGCCTCCCATGGATGGAGTCGGCGTCTTTGCCACGGCGGCTGGGCCTTCACCCGTTCCAGAGCCTTCGACGATGGCGTTGATGGGGACAGGCGTGCTGGGTCTGCTGGGAGCTGTCCGACGCCGGTTGAGTTAACAGAAGAACGAAAGCTTGGTGCACGGCGCAGACCTTTCGGTCTGCGCCGTGCTGTTTTGCAGCGACGGATCAGTCGGGAACTTGCCAGCCAACCGGGGTCTGGGCAAGGGTGGCTACACCGGTGGCGTGGCCGCTGGTGATCTCGGCCATGGCCGGGAAAGCCTTGAGGACCGCGGCTGATTTGGCCCAGACGGGAATATCTTCCACGGTGTAGTGATAGGTCACCTGGGTCTCTTTGAATCCGTTAGCCAGAGCAGGGGGAGTGAAGTGGTCGATCGTGTTGGCGACGCGGTGGCCATAGCAGAAGCGCGGCGCGTAGCGGACACCGAAGGTAGTGACGGTGTAGCGGCTGACGTGGATGGACATCTCCACGGTCTTATCGAGGAGTTGCGATTTGACCAGCGTGTCCATCCGGGCGGTCTCTTTGGGGTCGGTCGTCTCGTAGGGGAAGCTGATGTTGCTAAGCAGGCAGTCGGGGTGGTCGACGAAGTGTTTATTTAGACCCTGGAGAAAGTTTTCCGATGTGGGAGCGGATTTGGAGTGGCATCCGACGAAGGGAAAGAGAAGTGTGCAGAGGAGCGCGG from Edaphobacter paludis includes:
- a CDS encoding PEP-CTERM sorting domain-containing protein; translation: MRFGITITALALSLLPMSAHASSFVYNLDVALSGGTVTGTITTDANSGVIATTDIVDYSLMLNDGTHTLNLLGPLSGNNSQVLIGGSAVTATAAALSYDFAADASYFVIQSPHIRAGTNFFCLNDPVASCSIGGNSNVAAEIGADPIFQGPPMDGVGVFATAAGPSPVPEPSTMALMGTGVLGLLGAVRRRLS
- a CDS encoding glycoside hydrolase family 35 protein, with the protein product MKRTLLPALVLLLCSLPLHAQIKHTFAVQGDHVALDGHPFKVLSGELHYERIPRAYWHARLKMAKAMGLNTIATYVFWNMHEPTPGHFDFTGNNDVAAFIQAAQEEGLYVILRTGPYSCAEWDLGGLPAWLLKDPTSAAALRSNDPAFMVPAERWIDRLAKELAPLQIGRGGPILMTQVENEYGNFGSDHAYMEHLHQIFLHAGFTDSLLYTADNWRNIPKGSIPDLFAATNFGIGNHKGGMDALERVRPGAPLFVSEYWPGWFDSWGHPHETRPIGPQIEDLDYILKRGVGINIYMFHGGTSFGFMSGSSLIKGHFLPDVTSYDYDAPLDESGHTTPKFFAYRKVLAQYSPCGNESCLPPIPSAPPVITIPQITLTQSTPLWTNLPKPIPSELPQPMERFDQSYGYILYRTELPAHTHGDLVIDQVHDYAQIYLDGKLTGTLDRRSADPQGNLPPVSIQTTSRARLDIFIADDGRINSTRNMRGESKGITHSVTLSGKPLNHWQVYPLPMTILPTFTKATNHKAGAQPTFFRATFTLTQTGDTFLDIRDLGKGALWINGHIIGRFWNTGPQQTLYVPGPWLNKGRNQIVVFDMIPQSEHPHVAGLAQSILNGPVADQSTSKQE